The following proteins come from a genomic window of Nocardiopsis sp. YSL2:
- a CDS encoding MFS transporter yields the protein MPSLPPRAPRTRLSRLTRPVYAYAAFEEFILLYPLYALLFHDTGLSVTQISSLFVIWALSGVLVAVPAGAWADVVPRRHLLAAAPLFAATAFALWLLLPSYTAFALGFALWGVGGALSSGAFEALVHSELDRRGAAEHYARVMGTARALGVAAVGTATLLAVPVMAAGGYPAIGAASVAACVLCGAAALALPEHRAHGTARAPRTAAARYGAVLRGGLAEAASSRPVRHAIALVVVITAVWGVLEEYVPLLADEAGVPARTVPVVVLVVWGLVTLGGLLAGAADRLPPAGLAVVTALAAVAVATGALLGSPVGWVLLGLGFGACQMLSVVADARLQARITGPARATVTSLAGLGTDVLTVSVYALYAGVYTLVGHAVAFALVAAPYLGVALTLARVRTRSGARCQRAAPDHGDL from the coding sequence ATGCCATCGCTGCCGCCGCGTGCGCCGCGCACGCGTCTGTCCCGCCTGACCCGGCCCGTCTACGCCTACGCCGCGTTCGAGGAGTTCATCCTCCTCTACCCGCTCTACGCCCTGCTGTTCCACGACACGGGCCTGAGCGTGACCCAGATCAGCTCCCTGTTCGTCATCTGGGCCCTGAGCGGTGTCCTCGTCGCCGTGCCCGCGGGAGCCTGGGCCGACGTGGTCCCGCGCCGCCACCTCCTGGCCGCGGCACCCCTGTTCGCCGCCACCGCCTTCGCCCTGTGGCTGCTGCTGCCCTCCTACACCGCGTTCGCGCTCGGATTCGCCCTGTGGGGCGTGGGCGGTGCTCTGTCCTCGGGAGCCTTCGAGGCACTGGTCCACAGTGAACTCGACCGCCGGGGCGCCGCCGAGCACTACGCGCGCGTGATGGGCACCGCGCGTGCCCTGGGCGTGGCGGCGGTGGGCACGGCCACCCTGCTCGCCGTGCCCGTCATGGCCGCGGGCGGCTATCCGGCGATCGGGGCCGCCAGCGTCGCCGCGTGCGTACTGTGCGGTGCGGCCGCGCTCGCCCTGCCCGAACACCGCGCCCATGGCACCGCGCGTGCCCCGCGCACCGCGGCCGCCCGCTACGGCGCGGTCCTGCGCGGCGGGCTTGCCGAGGCGGCCTCGAGCCGCCCGGTGCGCCACGCGATCGCACTGGTCGTCGTGATCACCGCGGTGTGGGGCGTGCTGGAGGAGTACGTGCCCCTGCTGGCCGACGAGGCCGGAGTCCCCGCCCGGACCGTCCCCGTGGTCGTGCTCGTGGTGTGGGGGCTGGTCACCCTCGGCGGCCTGCTCGCCGGCGCCGCCGACCGCCTCCCCCCGGCCGGTCTGGCCGTCGTCACGGCCCTGGCCGCCGTGGCGGTGGCGACCGGTGCCCTGCTCGGCTCGCCCGTGGGCTGGGTCCTGCTGGGTCTGGGTTTCGGTGCCTGCCAGATGCTGAGCGTGGTCGCCGACGCCCGCCTGCAGGCGCGCATCACAGGCCCCGCCCGGGCCACCGTCACCTCGCTGGCGGGTCTGGGCACCGACGTGCTCACCGTGTCCGTGTACGCGCTCTACGCCGGCGTGTACACGCTCGTGGGGCACGCCGTGGCCTTCGCTCTGGTCGCCGCTCCCTACCTGGGGGTCGCCTTGACCCTGGCCCGCGTCCGAACCCGGTCCGGGGCCCGGTGCCAGAGGGCGGCCCCGGATCACGGTGACCTGTGA
- a CDS encoding dicarboxylate/amino acid:cation symporter: protein MDSTAPPRSLWRRYLDIPLIWKLTVALVAGVAVGLALNVSDGGAWALPVLDVMGQVFLRLLQMLVLPLVVTTLIAGVAAISPQRLGRIGAKVFGLYLVTSAFAITVGLLLALAVSPGTGLRMPGEPEEEVEVPAVSETLLDIVPANPFQALVEGNVLAVMFGAVVFGLALTFMLNSADERTQNLAVFLRRGVDGAVELVFKVIRGVLEYAPVGVFGLIALVLAETGLDAVRPLLELTGAVYLAILVQIAVYVVLLLLFRAGVGRFFAAAKDPMLTAFVTRSSSGTLPVTSRAAERMGVREGVYGFSLPLGATINMDGTAIYVGAATVFVANVAGVELTLAQLGTVVVVGVLASVGTAGVPGAGLLMLSMATTAVGLPLGPLALVAGIDAILDMGRTMCNVTGDLTVTRVVAGTEKGMLRSPGGAGGADGSGAPEEGRVATPPSGAAAGEG, encoded by the coding sequence ATGGACTCCACCGCTCCCCCGCGTTCGCTCTGGCGGCGCTATCTCGACATCCCCCTCATCTGGAAGCTGACCGTCGCCCTGGTCGCGGGCGTCGCCGTCGGTCTGGCCCTCAACGTGTCGGACGGCGGGGCCTGGGCCCTGCCGGTGCTGGACGTGATGGGCCAGGTGTTCCTGCGGCTGCTGCAGATGCTCGTGCTCCCACTCGTGGTCACCACGCTCATCGCCGGCGTGGCGGCCATCTCGCCCCAGCGGCTGGGCCGGATCGGCGCCAAGGTGTTCGGCCTGTACCTGGTCACCTCCGCGTTCGCGATCACGGTCGGTCTGCTGCTGGCACTGGCCGTCTCGCCCGGGACCGGGCTGCGCATGCCCGGCGAGCCGGAGGAGGAGGTCGAGGTCCCGGCCGTCAGCGAGACCCTCCTCGACATCGTCCCCGCCAACCCGTTCCAGGCCCTGGTCGAGGGCAACGTCCTGGCGGTGATGTTCGGTGCGGTCGTCTTCGGACTGGCCCTGACGTTCATGCTCAACAGCGCCGACGAGCGCACCCAGAACCTGGCCGTGTTCCTGCGGCGCGGGGTCGACGGGGCGGTGGAACTGGTCTTCAAGGTCATCCGCGGTGTCCTGGAGTACGCGCCCGTGGGCGTGTTCGGCCTCATCGCCCTCGTGCTGGCCGAGACCGGGCTGGACGCGGTCCGTCCGCTCCTGGAGCTCACGGGCGCGGTCTACCTGGCGATCCTGGTGCAGATCGCCGTGTACGTGGTCCTGCTCCTGCTGTTCCGCGCGGGGGTGGGCCGGTTCTTCGCCGCGGCCAAGGACCCCATGCTGACGGCGTTCGTCACCCGTTCCAGCAGCGGGACGCTGCCGGTGACCTCACGGGCGGCCGAGCGCATGGGCGTACGCGAGGGCGTGTACGGGTTCAGCCTGCCGCTGGGCGCCACCATCAACATGGACGGCACCGCCATCTACGTGGGTGCCGCCACCGTCTTCGTCGCCAACGTCGCCGGTGTCGAACTGACCCTCGCGCAGCTGGGCACGGTCGTGGTCGTGGGGGTGCTGGCGTCGGTCGGTACGGCCGGGGTGCCCGGTGCGGGGCTGCTGATGCTGTCCATGGCCACGACCGCGGTCGGGCTGCCCCTGGGGCCGCTGGCCCTGGTCGCCGGGATCGACGCCATCCTCGACATGGGCCGCACCATGTGCAACGTCACCGGCGACCTGACCGTGACGCGCGTGGTCGCCGGAACGGAGAAGGGGATGCTGCGCTCCCCGGGCGGTGCCGGCGGTGCGGACGGATCCGGAGCTCCAGAGGAGGGCCGGGTCGCAACGCCCCCGTCGGGAGCCGCGGCGGGCGAGGGCTGA
- a CDS encoding alpha/beta fold hydrolase: MAHQTRNTANGDGPRTASVRGISVSYTDRGTGYPLLFIHGHPFDHSMWEPQVRALAGRGYRVIAPDLRGYGRSTVVPGTTTLDTFARDLAALLNHLELDVVGVVGLSMGGQIALELYRLFPDRVDALVLAATNPHAETEKGRRARAETAERLRTEGMGGYTDDMLVGMMSAANVRDLPAVADHVRAMMYAAPPEGAAAALRGRALRPDYIPLLKRISAPTLLVVGREDEFTPPDFTESMHVLVPDSTVEIIEGAGHLPNLERPDRFNELLRRFMEAGRRRVAGW; encoded by the coding sequence GTGGCACACCAGACGAGGAACACCGCGAACGGTGACGGCCCGCGCACGGCCTCAGTGCGCGGCATCAGCGTCAGTTACACCGACCGTGGAACCGGATACCCCCTCCTGTTCATCCACGGCCACCCCTTCGACCACTCCATGTGGGAACCGCAGGTCAGGGCGCTGGCCGGCCGCGGCTACCGGGTGATCGCCCCCGACCTGCGCGGATACGGCCGCAGCACCGTCGTGCCGGGCACCACCACCCTGGACACCTTCGCCCGCGACCTGGCCGCCCTGCTGAACCACCTGGAGCTGGACGTGGTCGGCGTCGTGGGGCTGTCGATGGGCGGCCAGATCGCCCTGGAGCTGTACCGGCTCTTCCCGGACCGGGTCGACGCCCTGGTCCTGGCGGCCACCAACCCGCACGCCGAGACCGAGAAGGGCCGGCGCGCCCGGGCCGAGACCGCCGAGCGCCTGCGCACCGAGGGCATGGGCGGCTACACCGACGACATGCTGGTCGGGATGATGAGCGCCGCCAACGTGCGCGACCTGCCCGCCGTCGCCGACCACGTGCGCGCCATGATGTACGCGGCCCCGCCCGAGGGCGCGGCCGCGGCCCTGCGGGGCCGGGCCCTGCGCCCCGACTACATCCCGCTGCTCAAACGGATCTCCGCGCCCACCCTGCTGGTGGTCGGCCGGGAGGACGAGTTCACCCCGCCCGACTTCACCGAGTCCATGCACGTCCTGGTCCCGGACTCGACCGTGGAGATCATCGAGGGCGCCGGCCACCTGCCCAACCTGGAGCGGCCCGACCGGTTCAACGAACTCCTGCGCCGCTTCATGGAGGCCGGACGCCGACGCGTCGCGGGCTGGTGA
- a CDS encoding helix-turn-helix domain-containing protein, translating to MLDRLNRALEMIEEDPGAPVDVAVLARAALTSEYHFRRLFSALAGMPLSEYVRRRRLTLAGTEVVDGDEGLLEVAVRYGYGSTDAFARAFRAMHGVGPGEARRTGAVLTSQPRMTFRLTVEGSSTVRYRIVEKEAFRLVGVRARVPLVYEGENAAITSFVRGIDPATTEEIGRLSDQEPRGVVSVTDDVDAQRREGSELDYYQAAATSAAVPEGLEGLDVPAGTWVVFPATEGSDTFPESLQRLWADAFAQWFPAHPAYRVVEGPSILRVEYGAEPSAAEAELWLPVERVE from the coding sequence ATGCTGGACCGCTTGAACCGGGCCCTGGAGATGATCGAAGAGGACCCCGGGGCGCCGGTGGACGTGGCGGTGCTGGCGCGGGCCGCGCTGACCTCGGAGTACCACTTCCGTCGGCTGTTCTCCGCTCTCGCCGGGATGCCGCTGTCGGAGTACGTGCGACGCAGACGGCTGACGCTGGCGGGCACGGAGGTGGTGGACGGTGACGAGGGCCTGCTCGAGGTCGCCGTGCGCTACGGCTACGGGTCCACCGATGCCTTCGCCCGGGCCTTTCGCGCCATGCACGGGGTCGGCCCGGGCGAGGCTCGACGGACCGGCGCGGTGCTCACCTCCCAACCGAGAATGACGTTTCGTCTGACCGTCGAAGGGAGTTCCACCGTGCGCTACCGCATCGTCGAGAAGGAGGCGTTCCGGCTCGTCGGAGTCCGGGCCCGCGTACCGCTGGTGTACGAGGGGGAGAACGCGGCCATCACCTCGTTCGTCCGGGGGATCGACCCCGCGACCACCGAGGAGATCGGTCGGCTGTCCGACCAGGAGCCGCGCGGGGTCGTGTCGGTGACCGACGACGTCGACGCGCAGCGCCGCGAGGGCAGCGAACTGGACTACTACCAGGCGGCCGCCACCTCCGCGGCCGTGCCCGAGGGGTTGGAAGGGCTGGACGTGCCCGCCGGGACCTGGGTGGTCTTCCCCGCCACCGAGGGATCGGACACCTTCCCGGAGTCCCTGCAGCGCCTGTGGGCGGACGCGTTCGCCCAGTGGTTCCCCGCCCACCCCGCCTACCGCGTGGTCGAGGGCCCCTCGATCCTGCGCGTGGAGTACGGAGCCGAGCCGTCGGCGGCCGAGGCCGAGCTCTGGCTGCCCGTCGAGCGGGTGGAGTGA
- a CDS encoding exonuclease domain-containing protein, which produces MGDAWTAIDFETANQDRGSACAVGLVRVRGGVVVDRLTTLIRPPGPVDFFSRHNTAVHGITAADVADAPGWADVLDRIVDFSEGGPLVAHNAAFDMGVLRQASEISGLSHPAWDYACTLVLSRRTWDELPDHRLPTVSAHVGHTITRHHRADADAEAAAHIMIAAMRRHGTASLPELARASGVRLRRLESARITASAPPPPVSVPAAAPAGEDRFSHYQRVSRTPLPQASADADPSGPLYGRTVCVSGDLESMDKPEVWRRVAEAGGHPAKNVTKKTDVLVVGGNGGGGKTAKHRQAETYRARGQRIDFVTEPELLTLLGMTAAS; this is translated from the coding sequence GTGGGCGACGCCTGGACCGCGATCGACTTCGAGACGGCCAACCAGGACCGTGGGAGCGCCTGCGCGGTCGGCCTGGTCCGAGTGCGCGGCGGCGTGGTCGTGGACCGCCTCACCACGCTGATCCGCCCGCCGGGACCGGTCGACTTCTTCTCGCGGCACAACACCGCCGTGCACGGCATCACCGCCGCGGACGTCGCCGACGCCCCCGGTTGGGCCGATGTGCTGGACCGCATCGTCGACTTCAGCGAGGGCGGCCCCCTGGTGGCGCACAACGCGGCCTTCGACATGGGCGTGCTGCGCCAGGCGAGCGAGATCAGCGGCCTGTCCCACCCGGCCTGGGACTACGCGTGCACGCTGGTGCTGTCCCGCCGGACCTGGGACGAGCTGCCCGACCACCGTCTGCCGACCGTGAGCGCCCACGTCGGGCACACGATCACCCGACACCACCGTGCCGACGCCGACGCCGAGGCCGCCGCGCACATCATGATCGCCGCCATGCGGCGGCACGGCACCGCGTCCCTGCCCGAGCTGGCCCGGGCCTCGGGTGTGCGGCTGCGCCGGCTGGAGAGTGCGCGGATCACCGCGTCAGCTCCGCCGCCGCCCGTGTCCGTGCCCGCCGCGGCGCCCGCGGGTGAGGACCGCTTCTCCCACTACCAACGGGTCTCGCGCACACCGCTGCCCCAAGCCTCCGCCGACGCCGACCCCTCCGGGCCGCTGTACGGGCGCACGGTGTGCGTCTCCGGTGACCTGGAGTCGATGGACAAGCCCGAGGTGTGGCGGCGTGTGGCCGAGGCGGGCGGGCACCCGGCCAAGAACGTCACCAAGAAGACCGACGTTCTGGTGGTCGGCGGCAACGGCGGCGGGGGCAAGACCGCCAAGCACCGCCAGGCCGAGACCTACCGCGCACGGGGCCAGCGCATCGACTTCGTCACCGAGCCGGAGCTGCTCACGCTCCTGGGAATGACCGCCGCCTCGTAA